A single genomic interval of Roseomonas aeriglobus harbors:
- a CDS encoding AMP-binding protein, which yields MVAPDPTPRPIDHVLRGAGHAIALEDRAGALTYAEAESAVARLAGWLAGFGLSPGARVASWLPKTRDACLLPLAAPRAGLVHVPINPVLKRAQVAHILADSGAGLLISQPSRIATLEAGDVPAGVIVPDAIGQGDPLPLSNADPDRLAAILYTSGSTGRPKGVMLSHANLWLGAVSVAHYLHLSSDDRVLGVLPLSFDYGQNQLLSTWYAGARVIPLDYLTARDVVKAVARHGATTLAGVPPLWVQLLETEWDEAGATLRRLTNSGGALTPRLVRALRERFAHADLYPMYGLTEAFRSTYLDPALVDAHPDSIGRAIPFAEIMIVRPDATRAAPDEPGELVHAGPLVAQGYWQDAERTAARFRPAPAWSQYGGTAVWSGDTAVADADGLLRFVGRDDEMIKSSGNRISPTEIEEAVVSGGEAAEAVAVGVPDARLGQAIVVVLRGDPAREDDLRARLRRDLPSFMQPARYDWRAELPRNANGKLDRAALARDVREGEA from the coding sequence ATGGTTGCGCCAGACCCCACGCCCCGGCCCATCGACCATGTCCTGCGTGGGGCAGGGCACGCAATCGCGCTGGAGGACCGCGCCGGCGCACTGACCTACGCCGAGGCGGAGAGCGCCGTCGCGCGTTTGGCCGGCTGGCTGGCCGGGTTCGGCCTGTCGCCCGGAGCGCGGGTGGCGAGCTGGCTGCCGAAGACGCGCGACGCGTGCCTGTTGCCGCTCGCCGCGCCGCGGGCGGGGCTGGTGCATGTGCCGATCAATCCCGTCCTGAAGCGCGCGCAGGTCGCGCATATCCTGGCCGACAGCGGGGCGGGGCTGTTGATCAGTCAGCCGAGCCGCATCGCGACGCTGGAAGCTGGCGACGTGCCGGCGGGCGTCATCGTTCCGGACGCGATCGGGCAGGGCGACCCGCTGCCGCTGAGCAATGCCGATCCGGACAGGCTCGCCGCGATCCTCTACACCTCCGGCTCGACCGGCCGGCCGAAGGGGGTGATGCTCAGCCATGCCAATCTGTGGCTGGGCGCGGTCAGCGTCGCGCACTATCTGCACCTGTCCTCTGACGACCGTGTGCTCGGCGTGCTGCCGCTCAGTTTCGACTATGGCCAGAACCAGCTGCTTTCGACCTGGTATGCCGGCGCCAGGGTCATTCCGCTCGACTATCTGACCGCGCGCGACGTGGTGAAGGCGGTTGCGCGACATGGCGCGACGACGCTCGCCGGCGTGCCGCCGCTGTGGGTCCAGCTGCTGGAGACCGAATGGGACGAGGCGGGCGCGACGCTTCGTCGCCTGACCAATTCGGGCGGTGCGCTGACCCCGCGGCTCGTGCGGGCGCTGCGGGAGCGTTTCGCCCACGCCGACCTCTACCCGATGTACGGCCTGACCGAGGCGTTTCGCTCGACCTATCTCGACCCGGCTTTGGTCGATGCGCACCCGGACTCGATCGGCCGTGCGATCCCGTTCGCCGAGATCATGATCGTCCGTCCCGACGCGACCCGGGCCGCGCCCGACGAACCCGGTGAACTGGTCCACGCCGGCCCGCTTGTCGCGCAAGGCTATTGGCAGGATGCCGAGCGCACGGCCGCGCGGTTCCGCCCCGCACCCGCCTGGTCACAATATGGTGGTACCGCCGTCTGGTCCGGCGACACCGCGGTTGCCGATGCCGACGGGCTCCTGCGCTTCGTCGGCCGCGACGACGAGATGATCAAGTCGTCGGGCAATCGCATCAGCCCGACCGAGATCGAGGAAGCCGTCGTCTCCGGCGGCGAAGCGGCGGAGGCGGTGGCGGTCGGCGTTCCCGATGCGCGCTTGGGGCAGGCGATCGTCGTCGTCCTGCGCGGCGATCCGGCGCGCGAGGACGATCTGCGTGCCCGCTTGCGCCGGGACCTGCCGAGCTTCATGCAGCCCGCACGCTATGACTGGCGCGCGGAGCTGCCGCGCAACGCCAACGGCAAGCTCGACCGTGCGGCTCTCGCGCGGGATGTCCGGGAAGGGGAGGCCTAG
- a CDS encoding acyl carrier protein: protein MQPDGAAEIVETVRAVLRDVLGVSEERAAAFREDTPLFGALPELDSMAVAGVLTEIEDRLGVLIDDDDIDGETLETFGALTEFAKRKALG, encoded by the coding sequence GTGCAACCCGATGGGGCAGCCGAAATCGTCGAAACCGTCCGCGCGGTGCTGCGCGACGTTCTTGGCGTGAGCGAAGAGCGGGCCGCTGCGTTCCGCGAAGACACCCCCTTGTTCGGCGCACTGCCCGAACTCGATTCGATGGCGGTCGCGGGGGTGCTGACCGAGATCGAGGATCGACTGGGCGTCCTGATCGACGACGACGACATCGATGGCGAGACGTTGGAGACCTTCGGCGCGCTGACTGAATTCGCCAAGCGCAAGGCGCTCGGTTGA
- a CDS encoding hydrolase 1, exosortase A system-associated codes for MRRLIEIPCAGQTLVATLDEAAGKTGLLIVSGGNELRCGAHRGMALLAQALAGCGVPVLRYDRRGIGDSSGINGGFESGAEDMAAAAEALRACGVTRIVGFGNCDAASALALFHARAGIDAVVLSNPWIGGSDDALPQAAAIRARYAERLRDPREWLRLLRGGVDLRKLAGGLMKVARAPEDSGLLPRMATALRASGVPVTLLLAAQDNTAVAFADAWAKLPDRPRAPLEMRASASHSYAGDGDFAWLVERVMSAVRG; via the coding sequence ATGCGCCGGCTGATCGAAATCCCCTGCGCCGGCCAGACGCTGGTCGCGACGCTCGATGAAGCGGCGGGGAAGACGGGATTGCTGATCGTCTCCGGCGGTAACGAGCTTCGCTGCGGGGCGCATCGTGGGATGGCGCTATTGGCGCAGGCGCTGGCCGGGTGCGGCGTGCCGGTGCTGCGCTATGATCGTCGCGGGATCGGCGATTCGAGCGGGATCAACGGCGGGTTCGAGAGCGGCGCGGAGGACATGGCCGCAGCGGCGGAGGCGTTGCGGGCGTGCGGAGTCACGCGGATTGTCGGTTTCGGGAATTGCGATGCGGCTAGCGCGCTGGCGCTGTTCCATGCCCGGGCCGGGATTGACGCGGTGGTGCTGTCGAACCCATGGATCGGCGGCAGCGACGACGCGCTGCCCCAGGCCGCGGCGATCCGCGCGCGCTATGCCGAGCGGCTGCGCGATCCGCGGGAATGGCTGCGGTTGCTGCGCGGTGGCGTCGACCTGCGAAAGCTCGCCGGGGGACTGATGAAGGTCGCTCGGGCGCCGGAAGACAGCGGGCTCCTACCGCGGATGGCGACCGCGCTTCGGGCGTCGGGCGTGCCGGTGACACTATTGCTTGCCGCGCAGGACAATACGGCGGTGGCGTTCGCGGACGCCTGGGCGAAGCTGCCGGACCGGCCGCGCGCGCCGCTCGAGATGCGGGCGTCGGCGAGTCACAGCTATGCGGGGGATGGCGATTTCGCGTGGCTGGTCGAACGCGTCATGTCCGCGGTTCGCGGCTGA
- a CDS encoding pyridoxal-dependent decarboxylase, exosortase A system-associated: MKPTGPIPPWFAGDGALVIAGRTADAWAAEHGTPLFLYDFAIVADRVATLRAAMPAAVEIHYAIKANPFPPLLAAIAPLVGGLDVASAGELDTALAVKAAEHISFAGPGKRDAEVEAAIRAGATINLESDGEATRALAIADRIGITPRLAVRVNPSFELKGSGMKMGGRPSPFGVDAERVPALVRRLVAAGADWRGFHIFAGSQALDTAAIIETQAATVRLARDLADRAHAVPPLVNLGGGLGVPYFHGDTPVDVAAVGAALTDVLEPGWAYAIELGRWLVAESGVYLTRIVDRKESGGEVFLVVDGGLHHQLAATGNFGTVVRRNYPVRHARSGEPTETVSIVGPLCTPLDRLADRIAFPPAHVGDVVAIFLAGAYGPTASPARFLGHPAATELLVGGVD; encoded by the coding sequence GTGAAGCCGACGGGTCCGATACCGCCGTGGTTCGCCGGCGACGGCGCGCTGGTCATTGCCGGTCGTACCGCCGATGCCTGGGCCGCGGAACACGGCACGCCGCTGTTCCTTTATGACTTCGCGATCGTCGCCGACCGCGTAGCCACGTTGCGCGCGGCGATGCCGGCGGCGGTCGAAATCCATTACGCGATCAAGGCCAATCCCTTTCCGCCGCTGCTCGCCGCCATCGCACCGCTGGTCGGCGGGCTCGACGTCGCGTCGGCAGGGGAACTGGACACGGCGCTGGCGGTGAAGGCTGCCGAACATATCAGCTTCGCCGGGCCTGGAAAGCGTGATGCGGAGGTCGAGGCCGCAATCCGCGCCGGGGCGACGATCAATCTCGAAAGCGATGGCGAAGCGACGCGTGCGCTCGCCATCGCCGACCGGATCGGCATCACGCCCAGGCTCGCCGTCCGCGTGAACCCCAGTTTCGAGCTCAAGGGTTCGGGCATGAAGATGGGCGGGCGTCCGTCCCCCTTCGGAGTCGATGCCGAGCGCGTGCCCGCGCTCGTCCGCCGGTTGGTCGCGGCGGGCGCGGACTGGCGCGGGTTCCATATCTTCGCCGGGTCGCAGGCGCTGGATACGGCGGCGATCATTGAGACGCAGGCGGCGACGGTGCGCCTGGCCCGCGATCTGGCCGACCGCGCGCACGCCGTGCCGCCGCTGGTCAATCTGGGCGGTGGCCTGGGCGTGCCCTATTTCCACGGGGACACGCCCGTCGATGTCGCCGCGGTGGGCGCCGCACTGACGGACGTGCTGGAGCCGGGTTGGGCCTATGCGATCGAGCTCGGCCGCTGGCTCGTTGCGGAAAGCGGCGTCTATCTGACCCGCATCGTCGATCGTAAGGAGAGCGGCGGGGAGGTCTTCCTCGTCGTCGATGGCGGGCTTCATCACCAGCTGGCGGCTACGGGCAATTTCGGAACCGTCGTCCGCCGCAACTACCCGGTCCGCCACGCACGGAGCGGCGAGCCGACCGAAACGGTATCCATCGTCGGCCCGCTGTGCACGCCGCTCGACCGGCTGGCCGACCGTATCGCCTTTCCGCCGGCCCATGTCGGCGACGTCGTCGCGATCTTCCTGGCCGGTGCCTATGGTCCGACTGCCAGCCCCGCGCGCTTTTTGGGGCATCCCGCAGCCACCGAACTCCTGGTGGGCGGTGTCGACTAA
- the trxB gene encoding thioredoxin-disulfide reductase: MTTHTTKMLILGSGPAGLSAAIYGARAGMEPIVVQGIQPGGQLTTTTDVENYPGFREVIQGPWLMQEMQAQAEHVGTRMMWDTIVKVDLTQRPFRLIGDGGDVYEGDVLVIATGAQAKWLGLDSEELLKGKGVSACATCDGFFYRGKKVAVIGGGNTAVEEALYLTNHSDDVTLIHRRDSLRAEKILQARLHANEKISVLWNKEVVRFIGEGSPEGLVAIELKDTVTGEHSRLDVEGGFVAIGHHPATELFRGHLALDDDGYIAVETGSTRTSVPGVFACGDVMDKVYRQAVTAAGTGCMAALDAERFLAEAEFEAVKEAAE, from the coding sequence ATGACCACACACACCACCAAGATGCTGATTCTCGGCTCTGGCCCGGCGGGCCTGTCGGCCGCGATCTACGGCGCGCGCGCCGGCATGGAGCCGATCGTCGTCCAGGGCATCCAGCCCGGCGGCCAGCTGACCACGACCACCGATGTCGAGAATTACCCTGGCTTCCGCGAGGTGATTCAGGGTCCGTGGCTGATGCAGGAAATGCAGGCGCAGGCCGAACATGTCGGCACGCGGATGATGTGGGACACGATCGTGAAGGTCGACCTCACGCAGCGCCCGTTCCGCCTGATCGGTGACGGCGGCGACGTGTATGAAGGCGACGTGCTGGTAATCGCCACCGGCGCGCAGGCGAAGTGGCTCGGCCTCGACAGCGAAGAGCTGCTGAAGGGCAAGGGCGTCAGCGCCTGCGCGACGTGCGACGGTTTCTTCTACCGCGGCAAGAAGGTCGCGGTGATCGGCGGCGGCAATACCGCGGTCGAGGAAGCTTTGTACCTGACCAACCACAGCGACGACGTGACGCTGATCCACCGCCGCGACAGCCTGCGTGCGGAAAAGATCCTGCAGGCACGGCTTCACGCGAACGAGAAGATCTCGGTCCTGTGGAACAAGGAAGTCGTCCGCTTCATCGGCGAGGGGAGCCCTGAGGGCCTGGTCGCGATCGAGCTGAAGGACACGGTGACCGGCGAACACTCGCGGCTGGACGTCGAAGGCGGCTTCGTTGCGATCGGCCACCATCCGGCGACCGAACTGTTCCGCGGCCACCTTGCGCTCGACGACGACGGCTATATCGCGGTCGAGACGGGGTCGACCCGCACCAGCGTGCCGGGCGTGTTCGCGTGCGGCGACGTGATGGACAAGGTCTACCGCCAGGCGGTTACCGCGGCCGGCACCGGCTGCATGGCGGCGCTGGACGCCGAGCGGTTCCTGGCGGAGGCGGAGTTCGAGGCGGTGAAGGAAGCGGCGGAGTAG
- a CDS encoding enoyl-CoA hydratase/isomerase family protein produces the protein MAEDETIRAERQGDVLVVTIDRPDRLNAATPAMFERIAAALADLDGARAVLLTGAGRGFCSGADVGGGTLNAADPGLATYDALTRSYNPTIRAIVDLGVPVVSAVRGPAAGIGCSLALAADFCVASESAYFLQAFVNIGLVPDGGASWMLPRLIGRARAIEMMMLGERVPAAQALDWGLVHRVVADDVLEAEALALATRLAAGPTVALRLIRRGVADALESTLDAALEREAQDQRQARGTADSMEGGMAFLSKRKPDFRGR, from the coding sequence ATGGCCGAAGACGAAACGATCCGCGCCGAGCGACAGGGCGACGTGCTGGTCGTGACGATCGACCGACCCGATCGGCTGAACGCGGCGACGCCGGCGATGTTCGAACGGATCGCGGCCGCGCTTGCCGATCTGGACGGCGCACGCGCGGTGTTGCTGACCGGGGCGGGGCGGGGCTTCTGTTCGGGCGCCGACGTTGGTGGCGGGACGCTGAACGCCGCCGACCCCGGCCTCGCCACCTATGATGCGCTGACCCGATCCTATAACCCGACCATCCGCGCGATCGTCGATCTGGGCGTGCCGGTGGTCAGCGCCGTCCGCGGCCCCGCCGCCGGTATCGGATGCAGCCTGGCGCTCGCGGCCGATTTTTGCGTCGCGAGCGAAAGCGCCTATTTCCTCCAGGCGTTCGTCAACATCGGCCTGGTGCCCGATGGCGGCGCCAGCTGGATGCTGCCGCGCCTGATCGGCCGTGCACGGGCGATCGAGATGATGATGCTCGGCGAGCGGGTGCCGGCCGCGCAGGCGCTGGACTGGGGTCTCGTTCACCGCGTCGTTGCGGACGATGTGCTCGAGGCGGAGGCGCTGGCGCTGGCGACGCGTTTGGCCGCGGGCCCGACCGTGGCGCTGCGTCTGATCCGCCGAGGGGTCGCCGACGCGCTCGAATCGACGCTGGACGCGGCACTGGAACGCGAGGCGCAGGATCAGCGCCAGGCGCGCGGCACGGCGGACTCGATGGAAGGCGGCATGGCTTTTCTATCGAAGCGTAAACCGGACTTTCGCGGACGCTGA
- a CDS encoding polysaccharide export protein gives MRSRGSMKVVLGAGAASLLLTACGGSGGRPELPPAAFVASKEGPGEEYVIGPLDQLQIFVWRNPELTADVQVRPDGRITVPLVTDMPAVGKTPTMLADDLKLALGEYIKDPIVSVIVKNFAGTFSQQVRIVGATEKPASIPYRANMTLLDAMIAVGGLNQFAAGNRARLVRFDKTTGKQREYAVKLGSLLKNGDSRANVRLEPGDVIIIPQSMF, from the coding sequence ATGCGTTCGCGTGGTTCGATGAAGGTGGTTCTGGGAGCAGGCGCGGCGTCGCTGTTGCTCACCGCATGCGGCGGATCGGGTGGTCGTCCCGAACTGCCACCCGCTGCCTTCGTCGCATCGAAGGAGGGGCCGGGCGAGGAATATGTCATCGGCCCGCTCGACCAGTTGCAGATCTTCGTCTGGCGCAATCCGGAACTGACCGCCGACGTCCAGGTGCGCCCCGATGGCCGCATCACCGTGCCCTTGGTCACCGACATGCCCGCGGTCGGCAAGACGCCGACGATGCTGGCCGACGACCTGAAGCTGGCGCTCGGCGAATATATCAAGGATCCGATCGTCAGCGTCATCGTCAAGAATTTCGCGGGGACCTTCAGCCAGCAGGTTCGCATCGTCGGCGCGACCGAAAAGCCTGCGTCGATCCCCTACCGTGCCAACATGACGTTGCTCGACGCGATGATCGCCGTCGGCGGCCTCAACCAGTTCGCCGCCGGTAACCGCGCGCGACTGGTCCGGTTCGACAAGACCACCGGCAAGCAGCGCGAATATGCCGTGAAGCTCGGCAGCCTGCTGAAGAACGGCGATTCGCGCGCCAACGTCCGGCTGGAGCCGGGCGATGTCATCATCATCCCGCAGAGCATGTTCTGA